The sequence below is a genomic window from Lolium perenne isolate Kyuss_39 chromosome 4, Kyuss_2.0, whole genome shotgun sequence.
ATACCTCTAAAAATTAAAATTTCCTTTGGCAACTCTTTCGAATGCTATATTGACCCGAGATAACCCAAAAAAGCGTAAATGGGCTGGTTCTCCTCTATGTTCTTTTTGGAACCAACATGAGACTGCAAATCATCTACTCTTTGAGTGCGCTAATGCCTAAGTGGTTTGGGGAATTTGGGAGGTATTTTGGGAACTGCTTTCTGTCCTACCTCTCTATGGCAAAGTGTTGCTTGGTTCCATCGTTTTGAACAAGATAACTTTTGATGGAGTTGTTGTTCGTTCTCCCTTGGTAACGATCCACGATTTGCTCTTTCTTACAATATTGGGCAGGGCTATATGGATCCGAAGACGAAGGGAAGATCAAGAATGGGGCGGATCAAATCCTGCAGCGGGCATCGTCTCTTCATTTTGATGCTACGGTGGCGCCGGGGACTCCAAGGACAAGACCGGGGGTCCTGATGCTCACGAATGGAAGTGCTTGAAGCCTCGTTATTTGTTGCTATGTCAGTTCCTGTAGCTGTGAGATGATGTACCTATATACCTGGGGTGTTTTGTGGTCATGGAGGCCTTGAACTTAGTAGTGTAGGGTAGGTTTTTTGCCCTGTAGCTTGGCTTTAGACGCCGAGCTTGAGCAGCGGGTTTTCCTACCATCTTTTGTTTCCTTTAGCTGGGCGTCAGTTGAACCTTTTTCCCGTTTCCTTAGCTTTTCTTTGTGGTGAAAACTGGTTGGATGTTGTATATTTCCGAGCTTGAGCAGCGGGTTTTCCTACCATCTTTTGTTTCCTTTAGCTGGGCGTCAGTCAAATCTTTTTCCCGTTTCCTTAGCTTTTCTTTGTGGTGAAAACTGGTTGGATGCTATATATTTCCGTTATGTGATGTAATGGAAATGGGAAGAAAGTCCTAGTTGGAAAATGATATCCAGGAAAAAATATAGCACTTAAGCCCGACAACACATTCCACACTCACTTCCGTTGTTTTCATCGCCGTTCATTTATTCCATCCCTGGGAAGGGATTCCCTTCTGTTTCACCATCACGAACACATCAACCCGGGAACATATACATGTAAACATGCAGCCCAAGCTATCGGTAGGTATGAGACTACCAGCACCAGAGAACACATAAACATGCAGGCCAGCTATCGGTGCGTACACTACCACCAGCACCAGGGCATCCATGCACGCCGTGTCGCTGCTGGTGACGCTTCAGGAGCGGAAGAACGTTCTGGGTCCTCAGAACCCTGACATGGCGTAGTCCATGGCATCCACCAAGAAATCTGCAGGAACCAGCGTTTTTGTTAGCCCATGCGCGCAACTCAGAATAAACAGGAGGTTTTTTCAATACGAACCTGCATCTTCCTTTGAGAAGCACATCGGTGGTTTTATCCTGAACACATTGCCGTGCAGACCGCCTTTTCCGACTAGAATGCCAAGATCTGGTTcaaaaaaagtaaaagaattagGGGCGGGTGCCAATGAGTATTTTGAGATCATGGGGGTAGGCAATGAGGTTATCACCCTTCAGTTTCTCAAACAGTACAGCGGTCTCGGCCTTGGCCGGTGTCTTCTCTGTTCTGTCAGTAACGAGCTCCACCCCGAGCATCAGTCCCCTTCCTCTAACATCTCCAATGACTGAGCAGAGGCACAACCACGGATGAGTATAGCTTCAACAGATTATCTCAGACATGAACAAGAAGGTTTGTTTAAATTGATCATAGGATGGAGGGAACATTTTACTTTCATGCTTCTGCTGAAGAGTTTTCAGACGCTCCACCAAGTGAGCGCCAACATCTGCGCAATGCGCCTGTCGTTTCTCCTTGTCGAGAACCTTGAGCACAGCTAGTCCACCAGCCGAACAAACAGGGTTGCCACCAAATGTGTTAAATTGGATCTTTTGAGCCATCACGCTTGCAATCTCAGGAGTTGTTACAAGTGCACCCAAGGGTAGGCCATTGCCAATTCCCTGGAAATAAAAGAAAAAACATTAAGAGTACTGTCAATAAAATCCAACTTTAGAGGTAGAGCTTTTTCCCAATATTGACGAACCTTCGCCATTGTTACAATGTCAGGGATGACATCCTGCGTCTGGAATCCCCAGTAGTTACTTCCAGTACGACCAAAACCACTTTGGACTTCATCAGCTATACAAACACCACCAGCCTTCCGGACAGTATCATAGACCGACTTGAGGTATCCAGGGGCTAGTTCAACAGCACCTCCTACACCCTACAATCATGTTCATCAATCAAGAAGACTGCTTTATGAGTAGGTTCATCTGGATAATACCTGTAAGAAATATTCAATTTCTTAAGAATACTACAATTGTAAATTTGTCATACTTGGAAAGTTTCTGCAATGAAACCTCCAACCCTTCCTGAGCTGCCATAGTTTATATGTTCTTCCACTTCCTTGGCATAAGCTGCACCATCAGACCCGAAAACTCCACGGTAAGGATCCGGATTCATGACATGATGAATCTCACCCTGCAAAAGTTGTGATGAGGCTATGACTCATTTGCACTAACAGTTTTTAGTCTCATCAAGACTGGTTTGCTAATGAGGAAATGActcataagtaagaaacatcttaAGTAAAATTAGGTCGTAATTAAACAAAAGTAGTGCAAGAATAGACTAACACCTCCGATTATATCACGACACAGCATTGCGGAAAAAATAAGCAAATTAACTAACCGAGATGAAGTCCATATGAACTTGCAGAAAAACTAGAGATATAGAAATACTTTTGTGCTTGAGTATCAATTTTAGCATTTATCAAATCAAAATTGGTGATAGGATCATCTTTTTAAGTTCATTTATTGAACTTACTGAAGAAAAAAACATTGGACAGAAatctggtgatgatctcctcatAATAGGACACACACCTGAGGAATCGGATACTTCCATGTCTGCAAACCCGTCAGTCCTATTGTTCCAGCACTCCCACCGTGATATCCATTTCTCAATGCAACCATACTGAGATTCCCGCTATACAGCCGAGCCATCAACATTGCCAATTCATTCGCTTCAGTCCCAGAATTGACGAAATACACTACCTGCATAGCATCCCAAAATTATTGGCACTCATACTTGATTCTCGCCATCGAGTCCGTCCGTGTCATAAATTATAATAGCAATGAACCAAAGAAGTGGCGTAGTTATGTGTAAGTCGGGGGgcccccgccccccccccccccccccaccccacccccaaAATTGGAAGAATCTCTGAAGAATTTTTTATTTTAGGGACTTAGATGAAAAAAAATTGGTGTCTTTTGCACCCCCAAA
It includes:
- the LOC127296920 gene encoding alanine--glyoxylate aminotransferase 2 homolog 1, mitochondrial, producing MASSLLRRAAAGRGRCPSPSDVLRRLVSSEAAPEQALARPPPEMPPFDHRPAPYAGMGGDEILQKRKKFLGPSLFYYYQKPLNIVEGKMQYLFDEQGKRYLDCFGGIVTVSCGHCHPDIVNAVLEQTKLLQHTTTIYLHHAIVEFAEALASKMPGNLKVVYFVNSGTEANELAMLMARLYSGNLSMVALRNGYHGGSAGTIGLTGLQTWKYPIPQGEIHHVMNPDPYRGVFGSDGAAYAKEVEEHINYGSSGRVGGFIAETFQGVGGAVELAPGYLKSVYDTVRKAGGVCIADEVQSGFGRTGSNYWGFQTQDVIPDIVTMAKGIGNGLPLGALVTTPEIASVMAQKIQFNTFGGNPVCSAGGLAVLKVLDKEKRQAHCADVGAHLVERLKTLQQKHEIIGDVRGRGLMLGVELVTDRTEKTPAKAETAVLFEKLKDLGILVGKGGLHGNVFRIKPPMCFSKEDADFLVDAMDYAMSGF